In a single window of the Romeriopsis navalis LEGE 11480 genome:
- a CDS encoding metal ABC transporter permease: protein MESLLSTLPVLGFAEWLITPLTFEFMLKAMGMSMLVGAVCSVLSCYMTLKSWALMGDAVSHSVLPGVVIAYLLGIPFAIGAFVFGLGAVASIGYIESQTRIKEDTVIGIVFTGFFALGIVMISKIRSGVDLNHILFGNPLGISDGDVIQTCIISAIVLTIVLMFRKDFLLFCFDPTHAKTIGLNTTLLHYSLLAALSLTAVAGLQTVGIIMVVAMLITPGATAYLLTDRFDHMLMIATTSGVFSSVMGTYISYYLDGATGGCIVVLQTALFVIAMLFAPKHGILRRRSSGY from the coding sequence ATGGAATCATTGCTATCGACATTACCAGTGCTAGGCTTTGCCGAATGGCTGATCACGCCACTCACCTTTGAGTTCATGCTTAAGGCAATGGGCATGAGTATGTTGGTAGGGGCAGTCTGTTCCGTTTTATCCTGCTACATGACCCTAAAAAGTTGGGCCTTGATGGGCGATGCGGTCTCCCACTCAGTTCTGCCAGGGGTCGTAATCGCTTATCTCTTAGGGATTCCCTTCGCGATCGGCGCCTTCGTTTTTGGGCTAGGGGCCGTCGCTTCGATCGGCTACATCGAGTCCCAAACCCGCATCAAAGAAGACACCGTGATTGGCATTGTCTTTACGGGGTTCTTCGCGCTGGGCATCGTGATGATCTCCAAAATCCGCAGCGGTGTTGATCTAAACCACATCCTCTTTGGCAACCCCCTCGGCATCAGTGATGGGGATGTGATCCAAACTTGCATTATTAGCGCGATTGTTCTGACGATCGTCCTGATGTTTCGCAAAGATTTTCTCCTATTTTGCTTTGATCCGACCCACGCAAAAACGATCGGACTAAACACCACCTTGCTGCATTACTCACTATTAGCCGCACTTTCCCTCACAGCGGTGGCCGGACTCCAAACAGTCGGCATCATTATGGTAGTGGCGATGCTGATTACACCGGGCGCAACCGCATACCTATTGACGGATCGGTTTGATCATATGCTGATGATTGCGACGACCTCCGGCGTTTTTTCTAGTGTGATGGGCACCTATATTAGCTACTACCTGGATGGCGCGACTGGTGGCTGCATCGTGGTACTGCAAACTGCACTATTTGTGATTGCCATGCTATTTGCCCCGAAACATGGGATTTTACGCCGACGTTCATCCGGCTATTAG